The region gagagaaagtggCAGAGAGCACGGTGCCATGACCTGGAGGTCATTGGCAGTAGATAATCTGGTATGAGAACAACTGATAGCCTGTCAGTAATGATGGGGCCTAATGCcggagaagaaaaaggaagggAGCCatagaagaaagaaagaaacctaCTGAGAACTCCCCTATGCTTTTTGTCATCTGTGTGCCAAATTAGGGTGAGAGGGGAGAAGGGGGAttggagggaggggtgggggagcAAAAGAGAGAGTGCAGATGGACCACACCGACTGACTGGTTGGACTAATGTGGACGTTTTCTCTCCGGGGTCAGATATTTACTCCTAATTAGCTGGAGGAATGCGACGCATGAGAGCGGAACAGATACGTTACCGTTTTGGCCGGAATTTCCTCTCCTTCCGTGGCATGTGCTGCTTTAACCTGATTAGGTATGGCACTTATCAGAGGAGATGAAAGCGCTCGGGGGATTGGTGACGCATTGCTGGACACCCCTGCTCTGCTCCCACTTCACCCCCATTTCCACCACGACCCTCCCCATGGTCATTACTGGTTGTGCCGTGTGTCATGGTACTAGGAAAACTTGGTCCGTGATTTACAGTAAGACTGACACCATGCCCTTGGCGTGGCACTTGTTGCGGGATCGGATCAAAAGGAAGTTGTTGGGAATAAACAAGCAGGGAGACTTTctataaaaatgatttttattgaaGGAACTTAAAATGAGATAAACAACTTTTACGAGGTGGAGAGAGGGGCATGCTGTTGTCAGGAAGTGAGACAATTTCCAGCgtgtgcgcatgcatgtgtttCAGTGCAAGTATCAAACCTGGTGGCAGCAAGTCAAAGCAGATTTCGTGATAGCGCTCCAGCGCAGAGAAAAGCTTGTGGCAGCGGCATGGCTAACTTCTTGCTAATGATGGATTAGAAGGCTTTAATGGCAGATGAAGCTAGTTGGTATTGGCAGGCTGTTGTGTGGTATAGCTTTAATCTTCTGCATTTGTGGTTTTCTTGAGAAAAGGGACGATTTTGGCACCAGGCAGGaatattttcatcatgtttgaAAGCCATTTGGTTTGAATTCACTCAGAGCTGTTTGTTGGTGGAATACAAAGAACAATAATTACGAAAAAcccatatttttttgttttaattcagtggTATCTTGCCATTCatatagttttggttttaattgGCCAAGATTTTAGATTTTGGGCATTGAGATGTATACCACCACCCTTAATTTGTGCGTGGTGCTCATAACATGAAAGAGCATTTCTAGAAAcaacaattttcatttttaatgactttCTACCAAGGAACTGCTTTGTACCAGAAGAAAGAGTtccaaagaaaactgttttttctttgtgaacTGTCCGTAGCTACAAGGACACAGCTTCTGCAAAGACATGTAGGTATGGACCTGGACAAACAACCTACACGGTCGTTTAGGTTTGAGGATTTGTCTGTCTGTAGATTCttgtttaaatgtcatttttgacatctgtgagcaccacaaacaTACTTCCATTCACATCCATTGCTTTGGGGTGCCAGCAGAATTTTCAGATGGCTATCTCAAAACCTAGAGACAATTTAAAAAGCTCTGTATTTGAAGAGATTACCACCATGTGTAATTTTaggaacatacagtacagacacagaggaggacagaaatgTGTTAATCTTCATGTCGAGGAAGGAGCTGGTGGTCTTCCTACTAATGTGGTTCTGAATTCAGGCTAAACATATATTTTTCAGAAATttccaacacaaacaaaatcaatcaCCAGCTGTCACACAAGAAGCCAGTGAAGTGGAACTCCATGATTACATGCTTTTCTTATCAGTGGCCATACATAacctcattttttaaaacaaggtCATGAATATTCCTTTTACGCTAAATAGTGTTACAATCTGTCTTCCTTCTCTGGTCATATATTTCAGAATGGAAATGATGTCAGATTTAACTATTACTGCCATATGCCATATGAGAGCCATCACTTCTGAATGCAAGACCTACCTCTGCTTGTAGCCAGCGGCACATCTGTGCACCTTCTGTGGTGGGCTCTGCCTGTggtgggcttgtgtgtgtgtgtgtgtgtgtatgtgtgtgtgtatgacgcAAGCAGATACACAtaacacatacatgtgcactCACATGCTCACAGACAGTCGCAGGTGGGCCCTCAATGTGATAGCAACAACAAACATCTCCTTGTCTTTAATGAACACACTCCATCTAGAGCATATTCCCAACTACTGGCCACTGTACCACACATCCTGTACATGATGTCCGAGCAGACTCTGAACATTATGGGCGCCTCAGAGCTGATGGTTGGGCTAATGACCTGGATGgataatgtgtaatgtgtgttaCAGTAAATGACAAAGAGGTCATACCCtctaattttcattttgtacCCCACACAGAGTTTGTTCCCAGActctattactactactactactctttttcccctctctttaactctttttctctcacacacacacacgcacatgcacgcacacacacacacttgctcactGATGGTCTGTATTTGCTCAGGAGTTACTTGAAAAGGCCACACTGAAGTCTTGGAAGCAGAAGGACATCCAGCCTCACAGCCTCCAGGTCTCACGGTTCCACTGATTGACCTGATGAAGACCAAAGGCTCCAATCACCGCGTCGATGTGTGTGCATACAATATGTGTGTGGGCACGGCTGTGTGAGAACATGCTTGCGTGTGTGTCACCACCTGACCACACACACGGTTTGGATGAAGCGTTATCATTTGCACATTAGACTCTTGAAAATACTCCAGAAATTCTGGGGCCAAAATCAGTCTtgtccttctcttcttcttcctgctgtcttCTTTCTTTAATCCCACACAAGAAGGCCCACATCAATGGTCTgtcaagcatgtgtgtgtgtgtgtgtgtgtgtgtgtgatagatacCAGTTGGTTTTATCTACTGCCTAGGTGGCACAGTACAGATGATGGTATACTGAAAGTGCTGGAGTCTTTCCAGTGTGCTTGAATTTAAATACAGCTGGTTGGTAAATGTgcactgaaagacagagagactgcAGCCTCTGTCTTTAATCCACATGTCCTGCACACAAGTATCTTAACTCGGGATTATTTCCATTATTGATTAATACGAATCTTTTTCAGCTGGTTAAATGACAAATTAACAGACCACAAAAAGAAGCACTGTGTCAAGCActaaaacaattagtcaattaatggACCTACAGAAAATCAGTTAACAACAGTTTTgatgatcaatcaatcaagcaAACATCAAGAAAACGTGGCTTAAACACGGTGGTTTAAGCTTCTCAAATttgaggatttgttgcttttctctgttttatgttaACATAGATTGaatgtgttttggttttggactgtcagttggacaaaacaagcaaccaAATCATTCCCAGATTAATCAAAAAATCATCAAAAGACTAAGTGATAGTATTCATTAGCTGCTGTGCTATCTGTATCCTCTGGCTGATACCATTGTTTACCTCCTGTCTGTGTATTCCCACTACGCTGCTGACTGACTGGAAGCCAGTTTTGGACCTGCCTttaccacacacaaacatttagctctttatattttacaatattGCACCAGCACTTTCCTTGGCATTTACATAGCGATTGATGCCTGCATGTAAcacctctcctttccttttcccaTGGCTAATACCTATTTATACAAGTTTCTGATGTTTCTCTTCCCCCTTCAAACAAGGCAACAATGCCAATACTGTAAGCTGCTTTCATTCATCAAGAACACCAGCATCAGCTGAGAGATAAATCCACTCAATAGTGCGTGGGTGGTATGGTCTGTGTTCTCTGGGTGGTCATATTTGGGAAATGTGAAGTCCAATAAAGGCGTATAATTTGGAGGGCATTTTCATCCAGATGTACACAAAATGTCCTGAGGCAATCTGCGCGTTCAACATGATGTTATATTTACAGGCACTGTCTTCATAATTCACTTTGGCAGATAAGTTAAATTTAATGGATTCTCTTGGGAACTGTTCACAAGAAAAGCTCAGGTCTTCCAGAATTTTTCATTTGGCAAAAGATCACTTGGTGTTGCTTAAGCGCAGGAGGAAGTCAGAATTTTGCCCCAATGAATTTGTCTTACTAATGTACACTTGTTTAAAATACTGGAAAGACAATGCACTCATTGTTTTCCTGGAAGATCTCCTCAGGATATCAGAGTTGGCGCAGCTCGGCTGGTGTCACTGTACATAACCAGCTTATGGATCAGAGGGACCCACTGAGAGAAGTGAGTGACAGAGGGCAAcggggaagaaagaaaagagcgaATGAGTGTTCTGGCTTCTTGACCTCTTAGCATAAGAAGTCTTCTAAGTTCAAACTCCAGTGATTATAAGCTGAGCTGGTATTTAAAGTGGCCCTACTCCCCCCAttcacctcccctcctcttctccctccccccATTCACTGCAGGCTcgtgtgagctgtgtgtgcatgtgtgtgacaatGTCTATGACTTGAATGTAAGAGTACATAACAcatgaacctgtgtgtgtgtgtgtgtgtgtgtgtgtgtgtgtgtgtgtgtgtctgtctgtctgtctgtctgtctgtctgtaggggTTTAGTAGAGTAGGTGGGCAGGGTCAGGGGTTGCTTGGTGGGGTTCTGGAGCCAGTGGGTCTTCTCCATTGTTCAGGCTGGAGGACCCAAAGGGGGGCAACGAGTATTGCTGCCAAAGGTATTGCTTGCTTACGGTAGGGGGTTAgcaataagtgtgtgtgtctttatgtgtgtgtgtgaggacctTTGCTCCAGGAGGAACCCACAAGGGGCGGGAAAGGGAAAGTAATTACAGATGATATAGGACCAAAAGGGAGGAAATTGATTAAAGAAAATGGGTGACCAGGAAGTAAGCAGGGATCTTTGTTTCCCCTTCAAttaaactgaaatgtctcagtGGTCTCTCTCTTTGAGCTGCACAGAGTGGAGGAGGACTGTGGGGAAAGAGGGCTGAGGGTGTGGGGGCTCTTTCAGGGAGGGGGGAGTTTACAGAGGTGATGTTGATGGATAGATGGACGGACCAGCACTCTCTGCACCAGCACTCCCTGTGCAGGCTGACACTCATGATAGCCTGAATTCACAGTATCCATCTGAAGGGAGCACATCAGCTACCTGCAGCCTGTTAACTTGCACGGTTGAGGAATTAAAGAAAAGATCCGGTTTTTAACTTCTGTTTTGATCATCATTGCCATTTCTATCATTAGTTAACTGCTGAGGTCTGGGAAGGCAGCAACACCCCTAAAAATAAGTGCAATGGGGCAAGACACACAAGCCGTCAGACAAACACATATGTTTTAAACACAAGAGAATGTAGGCAAACAGCAAAATTTTAAcccaaacactgtaaacatccatcacagtttacacaCTGACTCCTTCTTTCAACTCTGATCTACTGTCCTTAGTTGTTGACAATCTTTCAAACTGACTGGAATCACACTTGCACCAATGCAACATGAGTACGCTTGATCAAAAGGCTATGcagacttttacttttactactTGAATATGTTAATTTTcatattgtgtttatttgtttgttttatgcacCAAACATGGTAAAATATATggtaaaaatgttcaaaaatccaGTTTCCAGTTGACTGCATCCCGAAACCAACTTTTAAGTCACCTCAGCTTTCTGCCTCATTTACTGTTGCTTCTCTGTTACTTGCTTGGCAAATGTGAGTATACAGTATGAATAGTTTTACAAGGCCAAGGGAGAAATAACAGTCaggggtggtggtgttggtgctgtgtgtgtgtgtgtgtgtatgtgtgtgtgtgtgtgtgttatggggggtggggggttggtccgaaggaagagaaaacaggTTGTCAGTGTGGTTGAACAGCAAAATAGCATTTTCTCCCTCGGGCTCAGCCTCCACAGATGTTTCTTTCAGGCCCCATGGCAGGGCCACTCTAAAAAGTGCTCCAGTCCCGACACAATTCAGCCCCTTTGTGCACTGAAGGAGAGAAGCTCAGCCCACTGTTTACTGCTAGTCCACCCCCATTCCCCCTTGTCTAACCCCCCTCCTCATGTTAGCAGGCGGAACAATTGGGGAGGGCCTTGCCCAGAGCTGGGGCGGTGTGGCAGGTCAACAGAATGGGCTGTGAATCCTGTGCCTCTGAATCCTCCGGGTGGGTGGTCCagctctctcccctctgtgtctctctcacacgcatacacatagaaacacactcctctcttctcctctcttctcctctcctctcctctcctctcagtgcTCATTAGCTCATCCACTGGACCAGGCATAGTGTTGGTGCTTGGGCACTGTGATGTGGTGATAGGTGGCCCAGAGAGGAAGCCAGACGGGGGTCTTTCCTCAGGATTAGCAGACTCCCAGTTCCTCATCAGTGCGATCAGGTCCCGTACAGACCCGGTCAGGCCACGCGGCAGAAGGGGGCCTGCGGTGGCCCACGTGGAGCCTGCCAGTGACTGGGTGGCAGTTAACACTAATCCTGCTGCTGATTACCACTGGCATGGGGaaataaacagtaataaaaCCTACAAGGCTGAGCACACATACACCCTTACAACAACTCCTCCCACACAACACAAGTCATGCTGACACACTTGTACAgtgatgcacacatacatgctgcCAAACAGTGGTAGCATTACAAATTTGTAATATTGTTTTTAGTGCTGCAACTGATGACTTTTCATTATTGACAGTTATTTTGCCAACtgatcatttaatcatttagtctACATAATAAAATAGTGACAAATACATGCCATGATTCCCCAGAGCCCTAGGAGATGTAGTCAAGAGATGTTTTATTTGAGCAACAATCCAAAACCCCAAGATATTTGtgtaagacaaagaaaagtagGCCAAATCATCATATTTGAGAATCTGCAACCGCTGAAAGTTTTCCACCGTACCAGCAAACATACCATAATGTCCTATAGTACTGTTACTGATTTTTGTCaccagaatcagaaaactttattgccaggtattttacacatacaaggaatttgccatggtgttgttggtgcaaaaaaaatcattaaatgacacattcatatatataaatatatatatattaagttTTTGTACctcatttgttttacagtataTCAGGCAGGGAAAAAATGTTTAAGTTAGTTATGCCTTCAGCAAGAAAAGACAGCAACTGTCCTACAACTATCTGGCATATTTCCCCATAGTCACAGCGACATCTAGTGAGCAGAAAATAGAActgacaaaaatggaaaaaattgCACCAAGTAACCTGTTTGGTACCACAATCAGCTTTTGAAGAAAAAGACATAGAATTGTTGACAGTGTTTCCTTTAgaggaaacaaattaaaaacacaatttagcAATTGAATCCTTGGAATACTAAGATACTAAGAGTAAATATTAGATGAAATATTTGCTGTCACATGTTAAAGTCAGTACAAACAATCCTAACTGTTCACCAAATGAATTAACTTTAAATTCATAGGGAACCATTATAGAGAGGTTTTGTCAGTGGTGAATATCTGCGGCGAGAGGACAGTACTGAAGCAATGTCCCAGTAGCATGTTTCCTCTCATGCCCTTTGAGCAACATTGTACATCCTGCTGTGGTCAGAGGCGTTGATCCTCTTTTTGGTTCCGTAGATGCAAGTAATGCTGTGAAGTACTGAGGAAGAAGCACTGCATGAAATCATCACCTTGGGGCACAGagctttgataaaaaaaaaattttttaaaacatttttttgtactttttagaTTTTCCCATCTGCCACTGCCATCAATCAAACTTAAGATGACATTGATGGGTTCTTCCTTCTTTATCCTGGGTAAGGCTCAttatatgtttacatttattaatcTGTATTAATCATCAATTTTATAACTAACAAAGTGTTAAGATTTGTTCTCaatataaaagagaaaatccTGTACCTCAAATGTCCTGTCTGGTTTCAGGTAATCTATTGTAGGCGTTAATAATGGATTAAGAattttatataaacaaatacagtatttaaagATAATATCTGATGAATAAAAAGATAAAGTCAGAATGCTATGTACTGTACTTGAAACACTGTATGAGTAAAAATTCATTAGGCAAACAGGGCCACACCTTGAAATACAGTACTTGCTGGCTGCCTTTGAGGTTTTCAGTTAAAAAAGCTACTGTGAGCATCAATAGATTTGTTAATCCAGTTTTACAGGGGACTGTCCTcttgtgaaaaacacaaacataagttcaattcaattcaattcaattgtGTGTGCCAGCAGCTAATTGTGACCCATAGTAACGTTTTATTGTAGATGTGGTATACAGAGCGACAAAGTCCATGttaggaggaggttggggtggatggatgcatctacaaaacacaggactctGACATGGGTGACCACTTTGCATCCTATCGTTGTAATTGTGTCTTTTAACCATGAACACATCATTTTTGTGTTCACCAGTTGGATAGTGTTGAAAATGCTGTATCCGTTCCTGCAGGTTTGGTTGTGGCTTCTGCCACAGCACAAGGGGAAACAACAACCATGACACTGTCCACAGTTCCAATGAAAATGAACAACGAAATGACCATCAATAACGCCACCACTGTAAACGCCAACCTCAGCAGAGATATCACCAACACCACTACCAATATCAACCACACCACCACCCAGACCAGCGCCATCAACGTCACCAGTACCCCCAGTACCACCAGTGGCATGAACATAACCAACGCCACCAGCACCATCATGCCCTCAACAACAATGCAGAAAGGTGAGAGATGTACCCATAAATGTTGCATTCCCCAAAAACCACTCTGTCTGAGATGTTGGACCTCAAAGCCAATTCATTCATGAGCATGTCTTCCTTCTTTTATGATTGTAGCTGTTTGCTTTCTTGTGGAATAAAGTGCTTCTCTGACTCAGGTGGTGTCACTAAAGATGGCAAGGCTCCCACAGTTAAACCCATTAGTCCTTCTAGAACCACGTCTGCTTCCACaacaaaaagcaacacaaaggaCAAAGGTGAGTTGAGATTCCTGACAAATGAACTGTATTCTAAAATTTTAAGTAAAATTACAGTAAAAGGCATGCATGATGCTTCTCAAATGATACTTGAACCATATTCACAGCTTTGTGAGCAATAATATTTGGCCATTGTAATACAAGCCAGCTAATCATAGAAACACGATCACCATTGCAAGTGTTTAATGcaatataacatttttttactgacagtgttttaaaggactaagtgtatgtgtatgtgtatatgtatatgtaaaagATGTTGCTTGCAGTGACAAAGCCACCAAAAATGATCACCCAACTTGCAGttctcctcagctctacagaagatttcagcatctttcagctaattgtttcagttttacagagTGCCGCTTCAGTGTTTAGATTCGttctcacagctctcattaacctCCAGCCTCATTAGGCAGCTGCTTTTAGTGATAAGTCTctaataaacccactgtacactacctgctacGTACTAGTGCGGACAGACAAAGCTTggaactagctggtgaacatagtggagcatttagccgCAAAGAtcagccagatgtttccctcaagAGCTGGTCGAgacaacagaaagtgaaaaatgaacGGCACTGTAATGTGTCACTGTTGTGTATTCAGCTTGCTCTGCTGCTTCCAAGTGGCCATAAGAAACAGTTTAGCAGATTTGAACCAGCTAAATATATTGATCATTGATTGAAGCTTAAGCAGCTTTCATCTTCTGATAATAGAAGGTGACATTTAATAAGTCATTtgcaggtttaaactggaatCCAAACGTCAGATTCTGTTGATACTGTTTCACGTAAACTTTTTctcttgaaaaataaatactttttttgtaCTTCTAACAGAAACCACTGACAACAGACGTAATGCAGGAAGTAACAGCACTGGTAAGATATGTTCAAATGTGGCCCATTACATTTCAAATTATATCAAATCATAATGTATTTGTAGGCTTTGGCATACAGAATGGAATTATGTCTTTGTCtggagtcacagtcacagtgtggAAATGTCTTACTCTTTATAAACATGAACTGTTGCCGTCTCAGGTATTATCATCTTCTTCGTGATCATCCTTATAGCTTGTGGACTTGGAATTGGTTGGTACATCACAcggaagagaggaaacagagtaTGTTACCCCTTCACTTCCATTACGAAACAGGAATAGGAAACAGTTAATAGTTAATAGCTATGGCCACGTTAAGGTTAGCTTaccttagcatgaagactggaaacagagtgAAACTGCCCTACATAActtacgtttttttttgtttttttttttatcattggACATAACCAGTCTAGCTTTCCCCCTTGTCTCCAGTCTTTAAGCTAAGGTATGCTAACGGGCTGCTAGCTGTAGCTTTATGAACACATGAAAGTGGTATCGGCTTTCTCATTTCCCAAAACATTGGACCATGCGTGTGTTCTGAATCTCTGACTCCTACAGCGCTACTCTGTTGACTTCACTCCCAGCCCAGATGGAGCCAACATCCCTCTCAGCACTGTTGAGCCTGAGTTGCCTGTCGATACTGTTCCTCAGAATGGTCAGTACAACACACCCACGTATATCAACAACACTCACAGAATATTTGTccttaacaaaaaaataataataataaagatttcattgttttgttattgCACAGAATAAATCCTGATCTCTGTGCACTTTACAGGTCTGCAAACTTCTGAAAATACAGAAGCTACTAAAAAAGAGTCCCAAGAGCCAGAGGCAAAACCTGAAGTCCAAGAGGAGCAGAAACATGagagtaaatttttttttattgtgttttatcaaTAGAGCTGAGAGAAACAGGACAGGATGTTTTTTTAGCTGTGAATTTGAAGTGTTATGTGGCCTCATTGTGTGAtactttctttcctctttcttaaGATTAGCCTTTGCTTTGTAAAAGGAAGTATAGTTCGTGACAGTTCTCTACACTATGCATGATATTAACACTTACTTGCTATGAGGTAGTGTGAATGTCCTTAGTCTTGTaggcaaacagaaaatgtgttttgcttctcTAAGCATGGATTTAATGGCTTAATACAAATGCAaagtttttatgttaaaaaaaagaccGTCATTTATAAAACCACATGGCGTTTATAATCTGTCACCCCATTTGTGAATTTTAGAGGAAGGAAATGTAAAGTTGTGCAAGATAACCTGAGCAACACAGAGCTTAAAGAAAGGCTTGTGTAAAGGCTAGATCACACAACTGAAACATTTCCTTTGAAATTTAAAGGTGCCCTGCAGTACTCAAATCAACCACTTGATGGAAATGGAAGCCAAGTTAACAAATTATAAGCCAGTGCAGTTTGCCATAACTGCAGCTGATCTCCAAAATCTCCTACGGGGATTGCTAAGCATGTTGTCATTTTAGAGAGAGTCTGCGTCGTTCTGTATAATTCAAATTCTGGTAAACACATACCAGAGCCTTTGTCTTGCTAGGTAGAAAGTTAGAAATTAAGTTGTAAAGTTTTTAAATCTAGAAATTGGGtaacaaaaatgtttgtgaGTTCAAGAGGATTGCTTCTTCTGTGACTTCTACACATTTAACTAGACATTTGCTGCCATACAATGCAATGAGTGCAAGCAAAAAAATCATGATTGCTTACTCTTGTATcattgttttgacatttaacTCGTATGAGAATGTATGAAGTGTTCCTGTTTTACTCAGAGGTCTGCCCATGATGAAAGGCAAAATTTGCAGTCATGTCTGGACCTGCCTCTCTGCCTTGAGCCACACTTTCCTTTAATGGACAGTGCTGATGGCCACTTTGAAAAGCAGCTACCTTTCCAATggttctcttcctctcttgggaaagaaataATGAAAGTTTGCCAGCAATCAGAGGAAGTGGGAAGCCAGATTTCTAATCGTGCACCTGggtttgttgctgctgttttggtTCAGCTTGATGGCAGAAAGATTTGTCTGATGATGACTGCCTGTCCAGTGCACTCAGACTCACTTGTTTTATCTCAAGTGTTTCAATTACTGAAGAAACCAGTCAGACGTTTGGCAAATTATGGTTTCCACAATTACAAAATCTCTGATTTCCCAAAAGCTTATCGTTTACAGCACCTTCTTGAAATTTTCATACATGTGATAACACTAAAAATAACCACAATTCTGCTTAACACAAAGCCACAGCCTTACCTATCCCACACCCTTAACCTATTGGAAACACTCACCCCACCCTTACTGGCCCCCTGGTGGCAGAAAAATTAAATCATCTTTTGGTTGGGATACAGTTAATGTCTCTCTTGTTTTTGCATCTAGAGGGGAAACTGCTTGAATATGTGTGCTTCC is a window of Toxotes jaculatrix isolate fToxJac2 chromosome 4, fToxJac2.pri, whole genome shotgun sequence DNA encoding:
- the si:dkey-27h10.2 gene encoding endochitinase 2; its protein translation is MTLMGSSFFILGLVVASATAQGETTTMTLSTVPMKMNNEMTINNATTVNANLSRDITNTTTNINHTTTQTSAINVTSTPSTTSGMNITNATSTIMPSTTMQKGGVTKDGKAPTVKPISPSRTTSASTTKSNTKDKETTDNRRNAGSNSTGIIIFFVIILIACGLGIGWYITRKRGNRRYSVDFTPSPDGANIPLSTVEPELPVDTVPQNGLQTSENTEATKKESQEPEAKPEVQEEQKHETEADKSVVDPGAESAAPAPSPDSSGDKPKEDVVEQSPPAPVEPSTEEKTDDEGVVSNKTSVESLKETNENNSNNTDFSQERDLESSYTFWDIPLNCPV